Proteins encoded by one window of Clostridium bornimense:
- a CDS encoding helix-turn-helix domain-containing protein, protein MSRIGEKIKNLRNKKGLTQKQLSKKLGVSESFINDIELGRKIINESLMSKLTKVLGEDLNDLTLSNDTPSEPINKVNTSEFMSQKNKQSKETPINSIWTDALSSVVKSVPVYNYELKTLSTIPRVVNNNKIENFNSDKVFYLIIEDTDLSEYRIEKGDKGFLVKIGELENNSLCFIEYKNQRSIKYIKNLGNGKYLLLSKGGKFSETVDKKNIKPLGKLINIEFNFKD, encoded by the coding sequence ATCTTAGAAATAAAAAAGGTCTAACACAAAAGCAACTTAGTAAAAAACTTGGTGTTTCTGAATCATTTATAAATGACATAGAGCTTGGAAGAAAAATAATAAACGAATCACTTATGTCTAAACTTACAAAAGTTTTAGGTGAAGATTTAAATGACTTAACTTTATCTAATGATACACCTAGTGAACCTATAAATAAAGTTAATACCTCTGAATTTATGTCTCAAAAAAATAAACAATCTAAAGAAACACCAATAAACTCAATATGGACTGATGCTCTTAGTTCTGTTGTTAAATCAGTTCCTGTTTATAATTATGAATTAAAGACTCTATCTACAATTCCTAGAGTTGTAAATAATAATAAAATTGAAAACTTCAATAGCGATAAAGTATTTTATCTTATTATAGAAGATACTGATTTATCAGAATATAGAATTGAAAAAGGCGATAAAGGATTTTTAGTAAAAATAGGTGAACTAGAAAATAATTCTTTATGCTTCATTGAATATAAAAACCAGCGTTCTATAAAATACATTAAGAACTTAGGCAATGGTAAATATCTTTTATTATCTAAGGGCGGAAAATTTTCCGAAACAGTAGATAAAAAAAATATAAAGCCTTTAGGAAAGCTAATAAATATAGAATTTAATTTTAAGGACTAA
- a CDS encoding glucose-1-phosphate adenylyltransferase, with translation MTKKEILAMILAGGQGSRLGILTKRVAKPAVPFGGKYRIIDFALSNCSNSGIDTVGVLTQYRPQVLNSHIGIGAPWDLDRINGGVSLLPPYMKENGGDWYKGTANAIYQNRHYIDSYDPEYVLILSGDHIYKMNYEKMLQYHKEKNADATIAVIEVPLDEASRFGIMNTNTDNSIYEFEEKPKEPKNNMASMGIYIFKWNLLKKYLKEDELDKQSSNDFGKNIIPNMLNDNRKLFAYPFKGYWKDVGTIESLWESNMDLLDINSGLNLHDPNWTIYSVNPNMPPQYIGCEARVHNSILVEGCKVLGEISNSVLFSGVTVGKGSKVTNSVIMNNVTIGENVIIDKAIIGCDSIIRKLSQIGDGNEIYVVGDREDIKANSILSEIKEVI, from the coding sequence ATGACAAAAAAGGAAATTCTGGCAATGATTCTTGCTGGAGGGCAGGGTAGTCGACTCGGGATCCTTACTAAAAGAGTAGCTAAGCCAGCGGTACCATTCGGTGGCAAATATAGAATTATAGATTTTGCTCTTAGTAATTGTTCTAACTCTGGCATTGATACCGTTGGAGTTCTAACTCAATATAGACCACAGGTATTAAATTCTCATATTGGTATCGGTGCGCCTTGGGATTTAGATCGTATTAATGGAGGAGTGAGTTTATTACCACCCTATATGAAGGAAAATGGAGGAGATTGGTATAAGGGAACTGCAAATGCTATATATCAAAATAGACATTATATAGATTCCTATGATCCCGAATATGTGTTGATTCTTTCAGGAGATCACATATATAAAATGAATTATGAAAAAATGCTTCAGTATCATAAAGAAAAAAATGCTGATGCAACTATTGCTGTCATTGAAGTTCCATTAGATGAAGCTTCACGTTTTGGAATTATGAACACTAATACCGATAATTCTATATATGAATTTGAAGAAAAACCTAAAGAACCTAAGAATAATATGGCTTCTATGGGTATATACATTTTTAAATGGAACCTACTAAAAAAATATCTAAAAGAAGATGAATTAGATAAGCAATCTTCAAATGACTTTGGCAAAAACATAATTCCAAATATGCTTAATGATAATAGAAAACTTTTTGCATACCCATTTAAAGGATATTGGAAAGATGTTGGTACCATTGAATCTCTTTGGGAATCTAATATGGATCTTCTAGATATAAATAGCGGATTGAATCTTCATGATCCCAATTGGACAATTTATTCCGTAAATCCTAATATGCCACCTCAATATATAGGTTGTGAAGCAAGAGTACATAACTCAATTTTAGTTGAGGGATGTAAGGTATTAGGGGAAATTTCTAATTCTGTTCTTTTTTCTGGAGTCACTGTAGGTAAAGGCTCTAAAGTAACTAATTCCGTAATTATGAATAATGTTACTATTGGAGAAAATGTCATAATTGATAAAGCTATTATTGGTTGCGATTCCATAATAAGAAAGCTTTCTCAAATTGGTGATGGCAATGAAATTTACGTAGTTGGAGATCGTGAAGATATTAAAGCAAATTCTATATTATCTGAAATAAAAGAAGTAATTTAA
- the glgD gene encoding glucose-1-phosphate adenylyltransferase subunit GlgD — protein MLNNYMGILCLNEKDSNIKSLTQNRPLASIPLGGRYRVIDFILSNMVNSGIKNIGVLTHNHSRSLIDHLGSGSPWDLDRKIGGLFLNTSGHSENFCDIEVISNNIEHLHRSKETNVIISLSYMICNINLEDAVNCHEKSGSKITILYKKISNGKNSFRDCDVLNIDESGQLISVGRNIGVDNNLNISMEMFIMSKETLISIVYDCIKKGIWSNIKDYIYSNIDILKPSTYEFKGYLQCVNSLLSYYNLNMELLDLKKSKDLFYSNGLIFTKISDGPPTKYTSDCTVINSLIANGCIIEGSVENCVIGRRVKVSKSATLKNCIIMQDCIIGTNSHLHNVIMDKNVLVENNKDLKGDIEFPLVIQKRTKF, from the coding sequence ATGTTAAATAACTATATGGGCATACTTTGTCTTAACGAAAAAGACTCTAACATTAAGTCATTAACTCAAAATAGACCATTAGCTTCTATTCCACTTGGTGGTAGGTATAGAGTTATAGATTTTATTCTTTCAAATATGGTTAATTCAGGAATTAAGAATATCGGTGTACTTACTCATAATCATAGTAGATCCCTAATAGATCATTTAGGTTCAGGATCTCCCTGGGATTTAGATAGAAAAATAGGTGGATTATTTTTAAATACCTCTGGTCATTCAGAAAATTTTTGTGACATAGAAGTTATAAGCAATAACATAGAACATCTTCATAGAAGCAAAGAAACTAATGTAATTATCTCTTTATCATATATGATTTGTAATATAAACCTCGAAGATGCTGTTAATTGCCATGAAAAGAGCGGTTCAAAAATAACAATATTATATAAAAAGATTTCTAATGGAAAGAACTCTTTTAGAGATTGTGATGTATTAAACATAGATGAATCTGGCCAATTAATTTCTGTAGGTAGAAATATCGGTGTTGATAATAATTTAAATATATCTATGGAAATGTTTATTATGAGTAAAGAAACTCTTATATCTATAGTATATGACTGCATAAAGAAAGGTATTTGGTCCAATATAAAGGACTATATTTACTCTAATATCGATATATTAAAACCATCAACCTACGAATTTAAAGGATACTTACAATGTGTAAACTCACTATTATCCTATTACAACTTGAACATGGAACTTTTAGATTTAAAGAAATCTAAAGATCTATTTTATTCTAATGGATTAATATTTACTAAAATATCTGATGGTCCTCCAACTAAATATACTAGTGATTGCACCGTTATAAACTCACTTATAGCTAATGGTTGCATTATAGAAGGCTCTGTTGAAAATTGTGTCATCGGCAGAAGAGTGAAAGTATCAAAAAGTGCTACTCTTAAAAATTGTATTATAATGCAAGATTGCATAATTGGAACAAACTCACACTTGCATAATGTAATCATGGACAAAAACGTCTTAGTTGAAAATAATAAAGATTTAAAAGGAGATATAGAATTTCCATTAGTTATACAAAAAAGAACTAAATTTTAA
- the glgA gene encoding glycogen synthase GlgA: MKVLFVTSECHPFLKTGGLGDVSYSLPKALKKLNDVDIRVIMPKYSSIPDYFKNSMQHKGNYIVSVGWRKQYCGIEFLEFDGIPFYFVDNEYYFNRPGSYGYTDEGERFTFFSKAVLQSIPYMNDFEPDIIHCNDWHTAMIPALLKDHYRFFDNYTRIKTALTIHNLQYQGIFDKSILDLLELNEGYFNESSLKYYNSVNFLKGGIVYSDKISTVSNTYSNEIQTEPFGSTLSGLLHGRRNDLWGIVNGIDYDTFNPATDIHLPVKYDVNNYWLKRENKVNLQRELGLEQNADTPLIGLVSRLTDQKGLDLVCSIFEELMCSENVQFVLLGTGDPNYEHSFRYFANKYPNRCSTNIYFDNSLAQRIYGASDFFLMPSKFEPCGLSQLIALRYGSVPIVRETGGLKDTVFSYNEHYKEGNGFTFTNYDAKDMLNTIKRGLHFYWDKYHWDIISRNAMNSSNSWENSAYIYKDLYNTLIWG; the protein is encoded by the coding sequence TTGAAAGTTTTATTTGTAACATCAGAATGCCATCCATTTTTAAAAACTGGAGGTTTAGGCGATGTATCATACTCTCTTCCAAAAGCATTAAAAAAATTGAACGATGTGGACATAAGAGTAATTATGCCTAAATACAGCTCTATCCCAGACTATTTTAAAAATTCTATGCAACATAAAGGAAATTATATAGTTTCTGTAGGTTGGAGAAAACAATATTGTGGAATAGAATTTCTAGAATTTGATGGTATACCTTTCTATTTTGTAGATAATGAATACTATTTTAATCGTCCTGGCTCTTATGGATATACTGATGAAGGTGAACGTTTCACTTTCTTTTCTAAAGCAGTGCTTCAAAGTATTCCATATATGAATGACTTTGAACCAGATATAATACACTGTAATGATTGGCATACTGCTATGATTCCAGCACTATTAAAAGATCACTATAGATTTTTTGATAACTATACAAGAATAAAAACGGCCCTAACAATCCATAATTTACAATATCAAGGTATCTTTGATAAATCTATTCTAGATTTATTAGAGTTAAATGAGGGCTATTTTAATGAATCATCATTAAAATACTATAATTCAGTTAACTTTTTAAAAGGTGGAATTGTTTATTCTGATAAAATATCTACTGTATCTAATACTTATTCTAATGAAATTCAAACTGAACCATTTGGCTCAACATTAAGTGGTCTATTACATGGAAGACGTAATGATCTTTGGGGTATAGTAAATGGTATTGATTATGATACATTTAATCCTGCAACTGATATTCACCTCCCAGTAAAATATGATGTAAATAATTATTGGCTAAAACGCGAAAATAAAGTTAACCTTCAAAGAGAATTAGGCTTAGAACAAAATGCTGATACTCCATTAATAGGTCTTGTATCTAGATTAACAGATCAAAAAGGCCTCGATTTAGTATGTTCTATATTTGAAGAGCTAATGTGTAGTGAAAATGTTCAATTTGTTTTACTAGGTACTGGTGATCCAAATTATGAACATAGTTTTAGATACTTCGCAAATAAATATCCTAATAGATGCTCTACTAATATTTACTTTGATAATTCTCTCGCTCAAAGAATTTATGGAGCTTCTGACTTCTTCTTAATGCCTTCAAAATTTGAACCTTGTGGTCTTTCACAATTAATAGCACTACGCTATGGTTCCGTACCTATTGTTAGAGAAACTGGTGGGCTTAAAGATACAGTATTTTCTTATAATGAGCATTATAAAGAAGGTAATGGATTTACTTTTACAAACTACGATGCTAAAGATATGTTAAATACCATTAAAAGGGGACTTCATTTCTATTGGGATAAATACCACTGGGATATAATCTCTAGAAATGCTATGAACTCTTCTAATAGTTGGGAAAATTCAGCTTATATATATAAAGATTTATATAATACACTTATTTGGGGATAA
- a CDS encoding DUF4358 domain-containing protein, whose amino-acid sequence MKKYLKKASIFMVLLVSVMCIVSCGNKTNTDDKDFAVSDFTDKLGSDLENLKEGTEDDLKRIYDISKDDVEDFKLYVSPDGNLHDQLLVVKAKSEEDLEGLKNKIEAAKDKAVEDLGDAGEDVKGRIENSKVYTKGRYLVYSISDDGENIKNSFEEMFNK is encoded by the coding sequence ATGAAGAAGTATTTAAAGAAAGCAAGTATTTTTATGGTATTATTAGTTTCTGTTATGTGTATCGTAAGTTGTGGTAATAAAACTAATACAGATGATAAGGATTTTGCAGTGTCCGATTTTACAGACAAATTAGGATCTGATTTAGAAAATTTAAAAGAAGGTACTGAAGATGATTTAAAGAGAATATATGATATTTCAAAAGATGATGTTGAGGATTTTAAGTTATATGTATCACCAGATGGAAATCTACATGATCAGCTTTTAGTAGTAAAGGCAAAAAGTGAAGAAGATCTAGAAGGGTTGAAAAATAAAATAGAGGCTGCAAAGGATAAAGCTGTGGAAGATTTAGGAGATGCCGGTGAAGATGTAAAGGGTAGAATAGAAAATTCAAAGGTATATACAAAAGGGAGATACTTAGTATATAGTATATCTGATGATGGAGAAAATATTAAAAATTCATTTGAAGAAATGTTTAATAAATAA
- a CDS encoding C39 family peptidase, which translates to MKKFFVFLLFISTTISVGISLYLYFPYIKNYKDTPTTNNIPTATIANTLSTESNTLSSNESSSNAFKIIHVPIINQFPELPSGCEIVATTMLLNWYGYKVDKLLLANSIKKSPLPTYRKGVLHGNDPNDSFIGDPYSKNSYGVYHKPIIDLINIYTNNEANNLTGVPFENILDTVKSNKPVIMWATIDMKAPSVTTTWQSSNGTISWIAPEHAYLLIGFDESNVIVNDPYDGTEKYIDKELFKSRWESLGSQAVSLK; encoded by the coding sequence ATGAAAAAGTTTTTCGTATTTTTATTATTTATATCAACTACTATATCTGTGGGAATTTCTTTATACTTATACTTTCCATATATAAAAAATTATAAAGACACTCCCACTACAAATAATATACCTACTGCTACAATAGCAAATACTTTATCTACAGAATCCAATACTTTATCTTCTAATGAATCATCAAGTAATGCCTTTAAGATAATTCATGTACCGATTATTAATCAATTTCCTGAACTTCCATCTGGATGTGAAATTGTCGCTACTACAATGTTATTAAATTGGTATGGATATAAGGTAGATAAACTGTTATTAGCAAATAGTATAAAAAAGAGTCCTCTTCCTACATACAGAAAAGGTGTTTTACATGGTAATGATCCTAATGACAGTTTCATCGGTGACCCTTATTCTAAAAATTCTTATGGTGTATATCATAAACCAATAATTGACCTAATAAATATATATACAAATAATGAAGCTAATAACTTAACAGGAGTACCTTTTGAAAACATACTTGATACTGTAAAATCAAATAAACCAGTAATTATGTGGGCTACTATTGATATGAAAGCTCCATCAGTAACAACGACATGGCAATCATCTAATGGTACTATTTCTTGGATTGCCCCAGAACACGCTTACTTACTAATAGGCTTTGATGAAAGTAATGTAATAGTTAATGACCCTTATGATGGTACCGAAAAATATATAGATAAAGAGTTATTTAAAAGTCGCTGGGAAAGCTTAGGTAGTCAAGCAGTATCATTAAAATAA
- a CDS encoding FAD-dependent oxidoreductase: protein MRVIIIGCTHAGTASAMNIKELYPESDIVVYEKNNNVSFLSCGIALTVGGIVEDPKKLFYNSPDNMISMGIDMKMNYEVTNINIKEKKIEAKNLITGQIIVDKYDKLVLTLGSWPIVPNFEGGNLENILLCKNYNHAKEIINKSNSINNVVVIGAGYIGVELAEAFNIKGKNVTLIDAEDRIMNKYLDKEFTDVAEGEFIDKGVKLRLGEKVIKFESNIENKVSKVITNEGEYDADLVVLCIGFKPNTALINGKVDTINNGAIVIDEYMRTSEKDVFAAGDCCIVEYNPVGDKRYIPLATNAVRMGMLVAKNLVEPKLKYLGTQGTSGIKIYDKCIASTGLTEEVAKATTNMNIGSLIYKDNYRPEFMPTYTEAMIKLVYDKNTNRILGGQIISEEDLTQYMNTLSVVIQNRMTIDELAVTDFFFQPHFNKPWSLLNSVAIKGI, encoded by the coding sequence ATGAGAGTTATAATTATAGGATGCACACATGCAGGAACTGCCAGTGCAATGAATATCAAGGAGTTATATCCTGAAAGTGATATTGTTGTATATGAAAAGAATAATAATGTTTCATTTCTATCTTGTGGTATAGCATTAACGGTTGGAGGTATAGTAGAAGATCCAAAGAAGCTTTTTTACAATTCACCAGATAATATGATAAGTATGGGAATAGATATGAAAATGAATTATGAAGTGACTAATATAAATATTAAGGAAAAGAAAATAGAAGCTAAAAATTTAATTACAGGGCAAATTATAGTAGATAAATATGATAAATTGGTTCTGACTTTAGGTTCATGGCCTATAGTACCTAATTTTGAAGGTGGAAATTTAGAAAATATTTTGTTATGTAAAAATTATAATCATGCAAAAGAAATTATAAATAAATCTAATTCTATAAACAATGTAGTGGTAATTGGTGCTGGATATATTGGAGTTGAATTAGCAGAGGCCTTTAATATAAAAGGAAAAAATGTAACATTAATAGATGCAGAAGATAGGATTATGAATAAATATCTTGATAAAGAGTTTACGGATGTAGCAGAAGGGGAGTTTATTGATAAGGGAGTAAAACTAAGATTAGGTGAAAAAGTTATAAAATTTGAAAGTAATATAGAAAATAAAGTTTCAAAGGTTATTACAAATGAAGGTGAGTATGATGCTGATTTAGTAGTACTTTGTATAGGGTTTAAGCCAAATACAGCTTTGATAAATGGAAAGGTTGATACTATAAATAATGGTGCTATAGTGATTGATGAATATATGAGAACTAGTGAGAAAGATGTGTTTGCTGCAGGAGATTGTTGCATAGTAGAGTATAATCCTGTAGGAGATAAAAGATATATTCCATTAGCAACTAATGCTGTTAGAATGGGAATGTTAGTTGCGAAAAATTTGGTAGAACCAAAGCTTAAATATCTAGGTACTCAAGGAACATCTGGAATAAAAATATATGATAAATGTATTGCATCAACTGGTTTAACAGAAGAGGTGGCAAAGGCAACAACCAATATGAATATTGGATCACTTATATATAAAGATAATTATAGACCAGAATTTATGCCAACATATACTGAAGCCATGATAAAGTTAGTATACGATAAAAATACAAATAGAATCTTAGGGGGACAAATTATATCTGAAGAAGATTTAACTCAATATATGAACACATTGTCAGTAGTTATTCAAAATAGAATGACAATTGATGAGTTAGCGGTGACTGATTTCTTCTTTCAACCGCATTTTAATAAACCATGGAGTTTACTAAATTCTGTAGCAATAAAAGGAATATAA
- a CDS encoding HAD family hydrolase, translated as MNVELVIFDMDGLMFDTERVAKRAWKAAGDKFGYKLEGELFDSFLGRNIVSVKNIIVDTYGESCPIDDIIKEVKYIENKIVDDEGLVVKDGLYDLLNYLKKLNIKIAVATSSRRERAKKLLTLAKIENEFDYIICGDEVTKSKPDPEIFLKVAEKLNCSPENCIVMEDSRQGIQAAKNAGMRPIMVPDLLDADEETSTRLYKKIKHLGEAINIIK; from the coding sequence ATGAATGTTGAATTAGTTATATTTGATATGGATGGATTGATGTTTGATACTGAGAGGGTAGCAAAGAGAGCATGGAAAGCAGCTGGGGATAAGTTTGGATATAAACTAGAGGGAGAACTTTTTGATAGTTTTCTTGGTAGAAATATAGTATCTGTTAAAAATATCATTGTTGATACTTATGGAGAAAGCTGCCCTATTGATGATATTATAAAAGAAGTAAAATACATAGAAAATAAGATAGTTGATGATGAGGGATTAGTTGTTAAAGATGGATTATATGACTTATTAAATTATCTAAAAAAACTTAATATTAAAATTGCAGTGGCTACATCCAGTAGGAGAGAGAGAGCTAAAAAATTACTAACATTAGCTAAAATAGAGAATGAATTTGATTATATTATATGTGGAGACGAAGTAACAAAATCAAAACCTGATCCAGAAATTTTCTTAAAGGTTGCAGAAAAGCTTAATTGCAGTCCTGAAAATTGTATTGTTATGGAGGATTCAAGACAAGGGATACAGGCAGCTAAAAATGCTGGTATGAGACCAATTATGGTTCCAGACTTATTAGATGCTGATGAAGAAACATCAACAAGATTATATAAAAAGATAAAACACTTAGGTGAAGCGATAAATATTATAAAGTAA
- the asnS gene encoding asparagine--tRNA ligase, whose translation MENTLVKALFRESDDFAGKTVKVSGWVRTIRSNNNFGFIELNDGSFFKNLQVVFENTLDNFKEISKIAISSSLEIEGEVVLTPNSKQPLELKATNIVIHGHSNSDYPLQKKRHTMEYLRTIAHLRPRSNTFSAVFRVRGLAAYAIHKFFNERGFVYVNTPIITASDCEGAGEMFRLTTLDPKNPPLTEDGEVDFSQDFFGKPANLTVSGQLNGETYALAFRNIYTFGPTFRAENSNTGRHASEFWMVEPEMAFAELTDYLDCAEDMIKYIINYVLENAPEEMEFFSNFIDKGLMDRLNNVVNSEFARITYTEAVEILQKCNKEFQYPVEWGIDLQTEHERYLSEEVFKRPVFVTDYPKDIKAFYMRLNDDGKTVAAADLLAPGVGEIIGGSQREERLDILEARMEELGLNKEDYWWYLELRKYGETKHSGFGLGFERILMYLTGMSNIRDVIPFPRTPGNADF comes from the coding sequence ATGGAAAATACTTTAGTTAAAGCACTTTTTAGAGAAAGTGATGACTTTGCAGGAAAAACAGTTAAAGTAAGTGGATGGGTAAGAACTATAAGATCAAATAATAACTTTGGATTTATAGAATTAAATGACGGTAGTTTCTTTAAGAATCTACAAGTTGTTTTTGAAAATACATTAGATAATTTTAAAGAAATATCAAAGATAGCGATAAGCTCATCTTTAGAAATAGAAGGTGAAGTTGTATTAACACCAAATTCAAAACAACCTCTTGAATTAAAAGCAACTAATATAGTAATTCATGGACATAGTAATTCAGATTATCCATTACAAAAGAAAAGACATACAATGGAATATTTAAGAACTATAGCACATTTAAGACCAAGAAGTAATACTTTTTCAGCTGTATTTAGAGTAAGAGGTTTAGCAGCTTATGCAATACACAAGTTCTTTAATGAAAGAGGATTTGTATATGTAAATACTCCAATTATAACAGCTTCAGACTGTGAAGGTGCAGGAGAAATGTTTAGATTAACTACATTAGATCCTAAAAATCCTCCATTAACTGAAGATGGTGAAGTTGATTTTTCACAAGATTTCTTTGGAAAGCCTGCAAACCTTACAGTTTCAGGGCAATTAAATGGAGAAACTTATGCATTAGCATTTAGAAATATATATACTTTTGGACCAACATTTAGAGCTGAAAATTCAAATACAGGAAGACATGCATCAGAATTCTGGATGGTAGAACCTGAGATGGCATTTGCAGAATTAACAGACTACCTAGATTGTGCTGAAGATATGATAAAATATATTATTAATTATGTTCTTGAAAATGCACCAGAAGAAATGGAGTTCTTCTCTAACTTTATTGATAAAGGATTAATGGACAGATTAAATAATGTAGTTAACTCTGAGTTTGCTAGAATTACGTATACAGAAGCTGTTGAAATATTACAAAAATGTAATAAGGAATTCCAATATCCAGTAGAGTGGGGCATTGATCTTCAAACAGAACATGAAAGATATTTATCAGAAGAAGTATTTAAGAGACCAGTATTCGTTACTGACTATCCAAAGGATATAAAAGCTTTCTATATGAGATTAAATGATGATGGAAAAACTGTTGCTGCAGCAGATCTTTTAGCACCAGGAGTTGGAGAAATCATTGGTGGATCTCAAAGAGAAGAAAGATTAGATATTCTTGAAGCAAGAATGGAAGAGTTAGGATTAAATAAAGAAGATTACTGGTGGTATTTAGAACTTAGAAAATATGGAGAAACTAAACACTCAGGGTTTGGGCTTGGGTTCGAAAGAATTCTTATGTATTTAACAGGAATGAGTAATATAAGAGACGTAATACCATTCCCAAGAACTCCAGGAAATGCTGATTTTTAG
- the ispF gene encoding 2-C-methyl-D-erythritol 2,4-cyclodiphosphate synthase, with translation MRIGMGYDVHKLVTNRKLIIGGVEIPHSLGLLGHSDADVLLHAIMDALLGAAALGDIGKHFPDTDERFKGASSIKLLEEVGRLVNEAGYKIENIDSTIIAQKPKMSPHINLMRENISNALNIDIKNINVKATTEEGLSFTGREEGISSQAICLLI, from the coding sequence ATGAGAATTGGAATGGGTTATGATGTACATAAATTAGTAACTAACAGAAAACTTATCATTGGCGGAGTTGAAATTCCCCATAGTTTAGGACTACTAGGTCACTCTGATGCCGATGTTTTATTACATGCTATAATGGATGCCCTACTAGGTGCTGCTGCTCTTGGAGATATCGGTAAGCATTTTCCTGATACCGATGAAAGATTTAAAGGAGCTTCTTCTATAAAACTTTTAGAAGAAGTAGGGCGCCTTGTAAATGAAGCTGGATATAAAATAGAGAATATCGACTCTACTATTATTGCTCAAAAACCAAAAATGTCTCCTCACATTAATTTAATGAGAGAGAACATATCTAATGCACTAAACATTGATATAAAAAATATCAATGTTAAAGCAACAACTGAAGAAGGTCTTAGCTTTACGGGAAGAGAGGAAGGTATCTCCTCTCAAGCTATCTGCCTTTTAATATAA
- the uvsE gene encoding UV DNA damage repair endonuclease UvsE has translation MKIRFGYVAIALGLDKNVTSSSTVTFSNYSKMHNDEERLNKLKKVTLSNLEALKKILEYNVEKNIHFYRMTSALIPLATHPEVKNWDYKKYFKKEFKEIGDIIKKSNMRVDAHPDQFNVINSNRSEVVEATKRNLMHFCEIFQLMNYDDYKLVLHIGGATGGKEKALDRFKDNITGFDEKIRKKIIIENDDKTYTMKETLELCESLKIPMVLDVHHHNCNNNGERIEEYLERIFNTWTSEKLPPKVHFSSPKDGIRDRKHHEYINIEEMRKFINITKLLGESFDIMIEAKMKDLAMFKVVSELKKSEFDIELE, from the coding sequence ATGAAAATAAGATTTGGATATGTAGCGATAGCTTTAGGGTTGGATAAAAATGTAACATCTTCGTCTACTGTTACTTTTTCTAATTATAGTAAGATGCATAATGATGAAGAAAGATTAAACAAGCTTAAAAAAGTTACATTAAGTAATTTAGAAGCATTAAAGAAAATTTTAGAATATAACGTAGAAAAGAATATACATTTTTATAGAATGACTTCAGCATTAATTCCATTAGCTACTCATCCTGAAGTGAAAAATTGGGATTATAAAAAATACTTTAAGAAAGAATTTAAAGAGATTGGAGATATAATAAAAAAATCTAATATGAGGGTAGATGCACATCCAGATCAATTTAACGTAATAAATTCAAATAGATCAGAAGTTGTTGAAGCTACTAAAAGAAATCTTATGCACTTTTGCGAAATATTTCAGTTGATGAATTACGATGATTATAAATTAGTATTACACATAGGAGGAGCAACTGGTGGAAAAGAAAAGGCATTAGATAGATTTAAAGATAATATTACAGGTTTTGATGAAAAAATAAGAAAAAAAATAATAATAGAAAATGATGATAAAACATATACAATGAAAGAGACTTTAGAATTATGCGAATCATTAAAAATTCCAATGGTTTTAGATGTACATCATCATAATTGTAACAATAATGGAGAAAGGATAGAGGAATACTTAGAGAGAATATTTAATACATGGACAAGTGAAAAATTGCCACCTAAAGTTCATTTTTCTAGTCCTAAAGATGGTATAAGAGATAGAAAACACCATGAATATATAAATATTGAAGAAATGAGGAAGTTTATAAATATTACTAAACTTTTAGGGGAAAGTTTCGATATTATGATAGAAGCAAAAATGAAGGATTTAGCCATGTTTAAAGTTGTATCAGAACTGAAAAAGAGCGAATTTGATATAGAATTAGAATAG